From Rhinatrema bivittatum chromosome 5, aRhiBiv1.1, whole genome shotgun sequence, the proteins below share one genomic window:
- the LOC115091667 gene encoding olfactory receptor 52R1-like, producing the protein MSSMNSSHNHSSTFILIGIPGLEAADIWISIPFCGMYIMACIGNCIILYIIKTERSLHEPMYYFLSMLAVTDLVLTTSISPKMLAIFWFHSNEIYFDACLIQLFFVHCFSFIESGVILAMAIDRYVAICNPLRHSVILSNPVVIRIGLLILIRGVLFSIPFCFLLIRLPFCSNKVIMFSYCGHGIVAKLACADTFINTVYGQTVANLVVGFDVIFIVLSYVMILRVIFRLPTWAARLKAFSTCGSHICVILIFYILALFTFLPHSSGHSIPLYVHVIVSNLYLLVPPMFNPIVYGVRTKQIRSRVLALVHFNRSK; encoded by the coding sequence ATGTCCTCTATGAATAGCAGTCACAACCACTCATCAACATTTATCCTCATCGGAATCCCAGGGCTGGAAGCTGCAGACATCTGGATCTCTATCCCATTCTGTGGGATGTACATCATGGCTTGTATTGGAAATTGCATTATTCTGTACATTATAAAAACTGAGAGGAGCCTTCATGAGCCCATGTATTACTTCCTTTCCATGCTGGCTGTTACTGATCTGGTTTTAACTACTTCCATATCACCTAAAATGCTGGCCATATTCTGGTTCCACTCCAATGAAATTTATTTTGATGCCTGCCTGATCCAGCTGTTTTTTGTCCACTGTTTCTCCTTCATAGAATCAGGGGTTATCTTGGCTATGGCCATTGATCGCTATGTGGCAATCTGCAACCCATTAAGACACTCAGTTATCCTATCCAATCCAGTCGTAATAAGGATAGGACTGCTGATATTAATTAGAGGTGTGCTATTTTCTATACCATTTTGCTTTCTTCTGATCAGGCTTCCATTCTGTTCCAATAAGGTTATCATGTTTTCCTACTGTGGGCATGGAATAGTGGCCAAACTCGCCTGTGCAGACACATTTATCAACACTGTGTATGGACAGACTGTTGCCAATTTGGTTGTGGGGTTTGATGTGATATTTATTGTCTTGTCTTATGTCATGATTCTGAGGGTGATCTTCAGACTTCCAACCTGGGCTGCACGCCTGAAAGCCTTCAGCACCTGCGGATCCCACATTTGTGTCATTCTAATCTTTTACATCCTTGCTCTATTTACATTTTTACCGCATAGTTCTGGTCACAGTATTCCTCTTTATGTTCATGTAATTGTGTCCAATCTTTACCTCCTTGTGCCTCCCATGTTCAATCCCATAGTCTATGGTGTGAGAACGAAACAGATCCGTTCCCGGGTGTTAGCGTTGGTTCACTTTAACAGGAGCAAATAA